The bacterium genome includes a region encoding these proteins:
- a CDS encoding right-handed parallel beta-helix repeat-containing protein, whose protein sequence is MIRKQLLITIVLVALTLVVFGVANAYDYYVDDNASDNSGDGKTKAAAWRTITYALSSSSGVTNGDTINVMPGTYSEGMAAPAEDFPLVIPCSDLTIVGIGSPILQKTVDATGSGERVFNCVSVDNVTIKFLDICNGSTTSNGGGIYIYNCQNITIGDCEIHDNTAYNTGGGISISNSSGLIDQNVIWDNTATVNKGGGIRVWAPTDGDNTHASQGEDSPLVIRDNCLYGNDACDSGGGIYLVSHDDSSHQDDDITYTGDGTWLFNNLIFSNTAGSSDAGGVQVGVDGEGKCAVVTLDNNTVAYNTYCGLYAEDDCCVNGKNNIFWENGSRGTNYNDYDVRCAGDDTGDRLNINWSDIDTDNAGTIYNPGNNNICSDPQWRSLGMDDMPCDGYFLDQTGDDKSPCVDAGNGDPNHIYDDDGLADWHNYRFYTDSTGDVGLDDNVIVDMGYHYKKFGGSYIELASFTAEARDGKVVVKWETATEIDNAGFMVYRCENEASGCHSVSRFIAANGDAVAGAGYSFTDVNVAPGASYYYYLVDIDTSGEWTAHGPVSARLPMALRVIELPTANSRLSTVSALIGGR, encoded by the coding sequence TTGATACGAAAACAGCTCTTAATAACTATTGTCTTAGTGGCGTTAACGTTGGTAGTCTTCGGCGTCGCGAATGCTTACGACTACTACGTCGATGATAACGCATCTGACAACAGCGGTGACGGAAAAACAAAGGCCGCAGCCTGGAGGACGATCACTTACGCGTTGAGCTCGTCATCGGGAGTGACGAATGGCGATACGATCAACGTCATGCCCGGAACTTACTCTGAGGGTATGGCCGCCCCCGCGGAAGATTTCCCGCTCGTCATACCGTGCAGCGACTTGACGATCGTGGGTATTGGTTCGCCGATTCTGCAGAAGACCGTCGATGCGACGGGCTCGGGTGAACGTGTGTTTAACTGCGTCAGTGTGGACAACGTCACTATCAAGTTCCTGGACATATGTAATGGCTCCACCACGAGCAACGGCGGTGGGATCTACATCTACAACTGCCAAAACATCACGATCGGTGACTGTGAGATCCACGACAACACCGCATACAACACTGGTGGTGGCATCTCCATCAGCAACAGTTCGGGCCTGATCGACCAGAACGTTATATGGGACAACACCGCCACGGTGAACAAGGGCGGTGGCATCCGTGTGTGGGCGCCTACAGACGGCGACAACACCCATGCCTCCCAAGGTGAAGACAGCCCGCTGGTGATACGAGACAACTGTTTGTATGGGAACGACGCATGCGACAGTGGCGGCGGCATTTACCTGGTTAGTCACGACGACTCTAGCCACCAGGATGATGATATCACATACACCGGGGATGGCACATGGCTGTTCAACAACCTGATATTCAGCAACACAGCGGGGTCGTCGGATGCCGGTGGTGTCCAGGTTGGCGTGGATGGGGAAGGTAAATGTGCGGTGGTCACGCTGGACAACAACACCGTTGCGTACAACACGTACTGCGGCCTCTATGCCGAGGATGACTGCTGCGTCAATGGTAAGAACAACATTTTCTGGGAGAACGGGTCGAGAGGCACCAATTACAATGACTACGATGTTAGGTGCGCGGGAGACGATACTGGCGATCGCCTGAATATCAACTGGTCAGACATCGACACGGACAATGCCGGGACGATCTACAATCCCGGAAACAACAACATCTGCAGCGACCCCCAGTGGCGGTCTCTTGGCATGGACGACATGCCGTGCGATGGGTATTTCCTAGATCAGACGGGTGACGACAAGAGCCCGTGTGTGGACGCTGGCAATGGCGACCCGAACCATATCTATGACGACGACGGGCTGGCTGATTGGCACAACTACAGGTTCTACACCGATTCCACAGGTGACGTGGGCCTGGATGACAACGTGATAGTGGATATGGGTTACCATTACAAGAAGTTTGGTGGGTCCTACATCGAGCTGGCGTCGTTCACGGCGGAGGCTCGTGATGGCAAGGTTGTAGTGAAATGGGAGACGGCGACGGAGATCGACAACGCCGGGTTCATGGTGTATCGCTGCGAGAATGAGGCGAGCGGCTGCCACAGTGTCAGCCGGTTCATTGCTGCGAATGGCGATGCAGTGGCTGGCGCCGGGTATTCGTTCACCGACGTGAATGTTGCTCCGGGTGCGAGCTACTACTACTACCTGGTTGACATCGACACGAGCGGCGAGTGGACGGCACACGGGCCTGTATCGGCGAGGCTGCCGATGGCTCTCAGAGTGATTGAGCTGCCAACTGCCAACAGCCGACTTTCAACTGTCAGCGCTTTGATAGGAGGGAGGTAA
- a CDS encoding right-handed parallel beta-helix repeat-containing protein yields MLFRRELVFAVALVLALVLVTVFGALADDYEEYYVKTNGQDIGSYNGKSWTEAWKTIKYALDRPEVVSGDVIHLQAGTYIPSPTGETFPISIDSSHGGITLKGAGMGMTILDAKGTKAIPTTRVMNIEGVSNFTLEGLTIRGGSVTSSSSSNYDANVEVANGGGIYCYLATNLLIKDCEITDNYAKGTFASRDGDGDYDWSGQYGDGTWESARAGGGGIYLRQCKDGNEPTVTIENCLIHDNETGMGGGGICSNYGPAIIKHCCIHSNKACQGGGVYWFDYVDESNHPRIEHILFNDLIVLNEIRSRAYSGDESWTDDQGGGIYMSSWGLYQKFRVYNVTVADNAGYEVYMSHNCKNIDIEGANNIFWPDDDDKGFYDDGFNGTCKIHHSDIWYGNGTSAYPGTGNNIVVDPNFQKRSTIVTEGYFLDQNVSPGPVNLGDNTAYYASSLVNSVYSTDKRDSADYKDLGVVDMGFHYGFHSVSYVELVSFTATALPAKIVLQWETGAEIDNAGFLLYRSEAGGKSYRCISGLIAAQGSASSGASYAFVDEDVSGTVYNYYLVDIDTSGEWTAHGPRASAPISVSNIGRPWSARTPGELASDEVVRVNAAHRQSSSR; encoded by the coding sequence ATGTTATTTAGAAGAGAACTTGTATTTGCTGTTGCTCTGGTCTTAGCTCTGGTTCTAGTGACAGTGTTCGGGGCGCTAGCCGACGACTATGAAGAGTATTACGTCAAGACTAACGGCCAAGACATCGGATCCTACAACGGTAAGAGCTGGACAGAGGCCTGGAAGACGATCAAATACGCTCTCGACAGGCCTGAGGTCGTCTCGGGTGATGTTATCCACCTCCAGGCAGGCACTTACATCCCCTCGCCCACCGGGGAGACATTCCCGATCTCAATAGATAGTTCCCACGGCGGAATCACTCTGAAGGGTGCGGGGATGGGTATGACAATCCTCGACGCCAAGGGCACCAAGGCTATCCCCACCACACGGGTGATGAATATCGAGGGGGTCAGCAATTTCACGCTTGAGGGCTTGACGATCAGGGGCGGTTCTGTCACGAGCAGCTCTAGCTCCAATTATGACGCAAATGTCGAGGTTGCCAATGGCGGCGGCATTTACTGTTACCTAGCGACGAACCTGCTGATAAAGGACTGCGAGATAACTGACAACTACGCCAAAGGGACGTTTGCATCGCGGGACGGCGATGGCGACTACGACTGGTCTGGGCAGTATGGAGACGGCACCTGGGAATCTGCCCGTGCAGGCGGCGGAGGCATCTACCTGCGCCAGTGCAAAGACGGTAATGAGCCCACGGTCACGATCGAGAACTGTCTCATCCACGACAACGAGACCGGCATGGGCGGCGGAGGTATCTGCTCGAACTACGGCCCGGCAATCATAAAGCACTGTTGCATTCACAGCAACAAGGCTTGTCAGGGCGGCGGAGTCTATTGGTTCGACTACGTGGATGAGTCGAATCATCCCAGAATCGAGCACATCCTGTTCAACGACCTGATAGTTCTGAACGAGATCCGCTCACGCGCTTATTCCGGAGATGAAAGTTGGACCGACGATCAGGGCGGCGGCATCTATATGTCCAGTTGGGGCTTGTACCAGAAGTTCAGGGTCTATAACGTAACCGTCGCCGACAACGCCGGCTACGAAGTCTATATGAGCCACAACTGCAAGAACATTGACATCGAGGGCGCCAACAACATCTTCTGGCCGGATGACGACGACAAAGGTTTCTACGATGATGGCTTCAACGGGACCTGCAAAATTCACCATTCGGATATCTGGTATGGGAACGGCACCAGCGCGTATCCCGGCACCGGCAACAACATCGTGGTGGACCCCAACTTCCAGAAGCGCTCCACCATCGTCACTGAGGGTTACTTTCTGGACCAGAACGTGAGCCCGGGCCCAGTTAACTTGGGTGACAACACTGCCTACTACGCTAGTTCACTGGTTAACAGCGTTTACTCGACTGACAAGAGAGACAGCGCAGACTATAAAGACTTGGGCGTTGTTGACATGGGCTTCCACTACGGATTCCACAGTGTGTCCTACGTTGAGCTCGTGTCGTTCACGGCGACTGCCTTGCCGGCAAAGATCGTCCTCCAGTGGGAGACGGGCGCCGAGATAGACAACGCCGGGTTCCTGCTCTACCGCTCCGAGGCGGGGGGTAAAAGCTACCGCTGCATAAGCGGCCTGATCGCCGCGCAGGGCTCAGCCTCGTCCGGCGCATCCTACGCCTTTGTGGACGAGGATGTATCAGGGACAGTCTATAACTACTATCTGGTTGACATCGACACGAGCGGCGAGTGGACCGCCCACGGGCCGAGAGCCTCGGCTCCCATAAGTGTTTCCAATATAGGCCGCCCTTGGTCGGCTCGCACCCCAGGGGAGCTCGCCTCAGATGAAGTCGTGAGAGTCAATGCAGCCCATCGCCAATCAAGCAGCCGATAG
- a CDS encoding ComEC/Rec2 family competence protein codes for MQSKENNRAVSASGFWARNPLVAPAIALCAGIWLGRYLFLDVLGALLLAIFLIVAAATMRLARPRYWLAPLFLAIAMLGLAWQNISSMAPADPLPPGKVEGLLRGRVCDQPQVSQIHNSTRIMLNNCVIECKDGGREQLPYKVQLSIRADTHNLWPTSSLKFDESDPRHFTKATASTIDPKRDLNYGDILEATVSLVKPSSVRNPGGFDAREYYAQRGVLRRAYCSSEATVRVIQASDDGLFTMAVNILWEWRRRFRNLLETTCDAHRVPIMRALILGQRSDITPSERDRLERLGVAHIVTVSGLHIGFVAFFFYKIIRELLLFLGLTARGTLARRLTCVGTMVPVITYVMIVPSRHSTSRAAIIALCYLLTRAIDRHREYLNIIALAAIIILIPNPGALFEASFQLSFTATIGLSLALRFVMVNIPSYWRLYSKGQTLASNEENRSIPRLLELLFASMPSWTKRAAPFPPPKRSRFAKFVRRVIPTYVIGLFVVSLAASISIAPILALWFGRVTIIGPVANCFVIPFAAWSVNFLLLAFFALPMSEPISVCLLKLADLFTAIMELFIRAFGKVPWSSVTLSTPSLATCAVFYVALVSACALLLLWPTRRWLIATAVAALVLILSVFVGARWPSDLLRVTFLDVGWGFSCVLEAPGGKVAVIDGGGSVRGPSDVGRNVLLPYLRHRGIKRIDYLVLSNPHSERIDGLFSLLDEAGSGALGSLQIGQVIVRDFECTSRKYNKFRAAISQLELPVTEIGNLTGLKLLSFAENSLVVRLEFGHFSMLFLSDPGRLSQILLSEYGAALRSTILVVPEGYETSVQSSFMELVSPKALIVSGADQRRMRPRAKRQVPPLQYEIDKGKIYKTNAAHCVIIESDGRSWRALTPFVQQNE; via the coding sequence ATGCAGAGCAAAGAGAACAACAGGGCCGTATCGGCGAGCGGATTCTGGGCAAGAAACCCACTCGTCGCGCCAGCGATCGCACTCTGCGCCGGCATCTGGCTCGGCAGATACCTGTTTCTTGACGTTCTTGGCGCCCTGCTTTTGGCCATCTTCCTCATAGTCGCTGCCGCAACCATGCGCCTCGCCCGGCCCCGCTACTGGCTCGCTCCGCTCTTTCTGGCAATCGCAATGCTCGGCCTCGCCTGGCAAAATATCAGCAGCATGGCCCCTGCGGACCCACTCCCTCCCGGCAAGGTCGAAGGTCTGCTCCGGGGCAGAGTCTGCGACCAGCCGCAGGTCTCCCAGATTCACAACAGCACCAGAATCATGCTCAACAACTGCGTTATAGAATGCAAGGATGGCGGGAGAGAACAACTCCCGTATAAGGTCCAGCTCAGCATCAGGGCAGACACGCACAACCTGTGGCCCACGTCCAGTCTCAAGTTCGACGAATCCGACCCTCGCCATTTCACGAAGGCGACGGCAAGCACAATAGACCCCAAGCGAGACCTCAACTATGGCGATATTCTCGAGGCGACTGTCAGCCTGGTCAAACCATCCAGCGTACGCAATCCTGGCGGCTTCGATGCCCGCGAATACTATGCTCAGCGCGGGGTCCTGCGCCGCGCATACTGCTCTTCGGAGGCAACTGTCAGGGTCATTCAAGCGAGTGATGACGGCCTCTTCACGATGGCAGTCAACATCCTGTGGGAGTGGCGGCGGCGCTTTCGCAACCTGCTAGAAACAACCTGCGACGCTCACCGTGTGCCGATTATGAGAGCATTGATACTAGGCCAACGCTCCGACATCACGCCGAGCGAACGGGACCGTCTGGAGCGATTGGGCGTTGCACACATCGTAACGGTCTCAGGACTCCATATCGGCTTCGTAGCATTCTTCTTCTATAAGATAATAAGAGAGCTACTTTTATTCCTCGGCCTCACAGCCCGAGGGACACTTGCCAGGCGCCTGACGTGTGTCGGAACGATGGTGCCGGTCATTACCTACGTGATGATCGTGCCGTCAAGACACTCCACATCCAGGGCCGCGATCATTGCTCTATGCTACCTTCTGACCAGGGCAATTGACCGCCATCGGGAATACCTGAACATCATCGCGCTCGCCGCAATCATCATTCTCATACCGAATCCAGGAGCGCTGTTCGAGGCGAGCTTTCAGCTGTCCTTTACGGCCACGATAGGCCTCTCGCTCGCACTCCGCTTCGTCATGGTCAATATACCATCTTACTGGCGGCTTTACAGCAAAGGCCAAACGCTTGCCTCTAACGAGGAGAACCGCAGTATCCCGCGTTTGCTGGAATTACTGTTCGCTTCGATGCCGAGCTGGACGAAACGCGCGGCGCCTTTTCCGCCTCCCAAGCGGTCGCGGTTCGCGAAATTCGTGCGCAGAGTGATTCCCACATACGTGATCGGACTATTCGTCGTGTCATTGGCCGCCTCAATATCCATCGCCCCAATCCTGGCTCTCTGGTTCGGCCGCGTAACCATTATTGGACCCGTCGCTAATTGCTTCGTCATTCCTTTCGCGGCGTGGTCCGTGAACTTCCTGCTGCTCGCGTTTTTCGCTCTCCCGATGAGCGAGCCTATCTCGGTCTGCCTACTCAAGCTCGCCGACCTATTTACCGCAATTATGGAATTGTTCATCAGGGCATTCGGCAAGGTGCCGTGGTCCTCGGTAACTCTATCGACGCCCAGCCTCGCCACTTGTGCCGTGTTCTACGTCGCTCTGGTGTCCGCATGCGCTCTCCTCCTGCTGTGGCCAACGCGAAGATGGCTCATCGCAACGGCCGTGGCAGCGCTCGTTCTCATCTTATCAGTCTTCGTGGGGGCGAGATGGCCCTCCGATCTGCTTCGCGTGACGTTTCTGGACGTGGGTTGGGGCTTCTCGTGCGTTCTCGAGGCGCCGGGGGGCAAGGTAGCAGTGATCGACGGCGGAGGCTCCGTCCGAGGCCCCTCGGACGTGGGCAGAAACGTCCTGCTGCCCTACTTGCGGCATCGAGGCATCAAGCGAATCGACTACCTCGTCCTGAGTAACCCGCATAGCGAGCGCATCGATGGCCTGTTCTCGCTGCTCGACGAGGCGGGCTCCGGCGCTCTGGGCAGCCTCCAGATCGGCCAGGTCATTGTTCGCGATTTCGAGTGCACCAGCAGGAAATACAATAAGTTCCGCGCTGCCATCAGTCAGCTCGAGCTGCCGGTGACTGAAATAGGCAATCTGACGGGGCTGAAACTGTTGTCCTTCGCCGAGAACTCGCTAGTTGTCAGGCTGGAGTTCGGCCACTTCTCGATGCTGTTCCTCAGCGACCCCGGTCGCCTCTCGCAGATACTCCTATCCGAATACGGCGCCGCGCTCAGGAGCACGATACTCGTCGTTCCCGAGGGCTACGAGACATCTGTGCAGAGCTCGTTCATGGAGCTGGTCTCCCCCAAGGCCCTGATCGTATCCGGCGCCGATCAACGTCGCATGAGACCTCGGGCCAAAAGACAGGTTCCGCCTTTGCAATATGAGATCGACAAAGGCAAAATCTATAAAACAAATGCGGCGCATTGCGTCATCATCGAGTCGGACGGGCGGAGCTGGCGTGCGCTGACGCCTTTCGTCCAACAGAATGAATAA
- a CDS encoding glycosyltransferase family 1 protein produces MRIGIDGSAMLKEPTGIGRYTKCLVEALAQAAPEDEFVVLTVSYKDAPPKNLFADCPNVSVVHKKWPGKAVLALWEHFRWPTVENAIGRVDLFHTPNNFVIPQRKGKRITTIHDLFFMKHPAETHKTGGRYHYRVLPKVIHEADHIIAVSQATADQVKEFFGVAEERISIVHQGIEDRFFAETQAPTRASQQSAANRQQPTDQPYALHFGTIEPRKGIDTLLDAMQLLWSRRGFSGTLVLAGLKGWGCEELLRRCDDMAKRWPLHLTGYVPEESVATLLAGARIVVVPSRDEGFGLPGLEAMAAGVPVISTRRGALPEIYADAPLYFECGEATELAQRIAALWDDAGLRAEMIAKGREQASHFTWQKTAAKTLSIYRKVCGQ; encoded by the coding sequence ATGAGAATTGGGATTGATGGGTCGGCGATGCTCAAGGAGCCGACCGGCATAGGTCGATACACCAAGTGCCTGGTTGAGGCGCTGGCACAAGCGGCCCCGGAGGATGAGTTTGTCGTGCTTACGGTCTCATACAAGGATGCTCCGCCCAAAAATCTGTTCGCGGACTGCCCGAACGTGTCCGTTGTCCACAAAAAGTGGCCCGGCAAGGCCGTTTTGGCGCTCTGGGAGCACTTCCGTTGGCCGACGGTGGAGAATGCAATCGGGAGGGTCGATCTCTTCCACACCCCGAACAACTTCGTCATCCCGCAGAGAAAAGGTAAACGCATCACAACGATTCACGATCTTTTCTTTATGAAGCATCCTGCCGAGACGCACAAGACCGGCGGACGGTACCACTATCGCGTGCTGCCGAAGGTCATCCACGAGGCCGACCACATAATTGCCGTCTCACAGGCCACCGCCGACCAAGTGAAGGAGTTTTTTGGCGTAGCGGAGGAAAGAATCTCAATAGTGCATCAGGGCATCGAGGACCGGTTTTTCGCCGAGACGCAAGCGCCAACTCGCGCTTCGCAGCAAAGCGCTGCCAACCGCCAACAGCCAACCGATCAGCCCTACGCATTGCATTTCGGGACGATCGAGCCCCGGAAGGGGATCGATACGCTGCTCGACGCGATGCAGCTGCTTTGGAGCAGGCGAGGTTTTTCTGGGACACTGGTTCTGGCGGGTCTAAAGGGTTGGGGCTGCGAAGAGCTTTTGAGAAGATGTGATGATATGGCCAAGCGCTGGCCGCTTCACCTGACCGGTTATGTGCCCGAGGAGTCAGTGGCGACTCTTTTGGCAGGAGCGCGCATCGTTGTCGTGCCGTCAAGGGACGAGGGCTTCGGCCTCCCTGGGCTCGAGGCGATGGCGGCTGGCGTTCCCGTAATCTCCACCAGACGAGGCGCTTTGCCTGAGATATACGCCGATGCGCCGCTTTACTTCGAGTGTGGCGAGGCTACGGAGCTTGCCCAGCGCATCGCGGCGCTTTGGGACGACGCTGGCCTGCGGGCCGAGATGATCGCGAAGGGCCGAGAGCAGGCCTCGCACTTCACCTGGCAAAAGACAGCCGCAAAGACGCTTTCGATCTATCGGAAGGTCTGCGGGCAGTAG